Genomic DNA from Perca fluviatilis chromosome 12, GENO_Pfluv_1.0, whole genome shotgun sequence:
GGGCACATTTCCTCCGCAGCGTTTAGGCTTTAGGTCAGCTTGGAAAGGCTCTGGGTGGAAATGGCTCGCGGCTGGCAGCTCATGCTCCCCGCTTCCTGTAGCAGTGCTATGCCCTCTCTCCCTGCTGGCACGGCTGTCGGCCGGGCCGGGGCAGACTGTCGGCTACTCAGTGTCAGGGGTCTGCAGTGATGTCAGCAACCCGCCAGACTTGTCTTGATTGCCGTGCTTTCTTGGTGTGATTGAGTGATATATAAAAATGATACGATATAAAAGATAAGAACAAGACTCAGACCTCCGCAAGGCATGCCCTATCTCAATGCAGTGGGAATTTTCCCAGTTGGTAACTTATTTTCAGATTATTCtaacaccacatgaatgcagcacaaatgccctatcttaaaggtcccatgacatggtgctttttggatgcttttttcccctatttttttttttttttttttttttttaactttttttccccccttttttttttttattttttttttttttttttccttttttttttttttcccctagtGGTAttactaatactgtatctgaagtctcttttatatagaccttagtggtcccctaatactgtatctgaagtctcttttatatagaccttagtggtcccctaatactgtatctgaagtctcttttatatagaccttagtggtcccctaatactgtatctgaagtctcttttatatagaccttagtggtcccctaatactgtatctgaagtctcttttagatagaccttagtggtcccctaatactgtatctgaagtctcttttagatagaccttagtggtcccctaatactgtatctgaagtctcttttatatagaccttagtggtcccctaatactgtatcttaagtctctttcccgaaattcagccttggtgcagaattacagccactagagccagtcccacaatgagctttccttaggatgtgccatttctgtgtctgaggaggagagagggggggcaaggtggatggtgggggtgtggccttgaccaactgccactttgttcatttgaaagccatgatctctctctctcatgggtgggccaaattttctgggcgggcaaagcagagaaaggggaggtaaccttgctccttatgacctcataaggagaagattccagatcggcccatctgagctttcattttctcaaaggcagagcaggatacccagggctcggtttacacctatcaccatttctagccactgggggaccataggcaggctgggggaacgcatattaatgttaaaaacctcataaagtgcagttttcatgccatgggaccatAAACGAAAGTGAATATAATTAGTGTATCCGCCAaaggggtaagcgagcatccggaaagcttacctcctatggggagattctgaggctaacaagccatcacctttcgctagcattccattgactgccattcattttggcgtcatgttgacagcgaataactttacatttgaAGCGTTTAAAGTTCAATGTTTATttaagaaacacgacaatgtataaaaggctccattaccttgtacctcacgttatggctccgtaccAGACGTTTTTggaaaaataggctaacgattgtgtcataaccacgcaactttttgtcgcatagtagacaaattaccgtatagtcaggagaagctcgcaggcaatcgGGGGGGCGTGGAGGCAACAGTCAAGGgagaagcccatagagagtccatgaaagcatcggaacaaaatattttaGCAACattttgatggattggaaatacCATTCATATGTGTATAATATGTGCTATACctgcagaaaagaaaaatattccaatgttttttatttttttatatcgtgcagccctaatgagaGACACCAAATTTCCACCAGCTCAGATTCTCAGTTCCTCTGGCCTGGCCTGCACATCTCCTGTGAGAGTTGACTGGTGTTTTGAGGAACCAGCCATGAAGCTATTTGTTGAGAAACTTCCATTCCAGCTTATTGTTAAGTGTTATTGTAGCAATATTGCAAATGTAGGCCGGTGACGGTAAGGGACAGCAACACACACCTTGCTTCACCATGTGCTGGAGCACTGTGACACAACGTCATCTTTGACCGCAGACCTTTGAGCCACCGCTGTTTATCGTATTTGCTCTCACGCTTGCTGGCTGTCATTTGCTTAACAGAATCACCCATATTTGAATGAGGATAAAGGAGAAACCCAAAGTCCTGTTTACATACAGAGCATTAATCTCAGTAAACTACCATCAATGTCAAAAGATCTGTCCGCCCAGACATTTGTGGTCACACTAATGAACGACAGCTATGAAGTGACTCTAATCTGATCTGACTGTTATTATAGCCTTTTCAATATAGTGTTCAGAGGTAAACAGACATGCATAGAAGTGGGCGATTTACTAcaatgaacataaaaaaaaaatcttttaatacTGGGGTAGAAACGATCATCATTCATCAGTTAGTTAATCCTAAGGAAATATTaatgaaaaatatataatgatGTGGTTGAATGACATCTGTgctgaaagattttttttttcttcaaacttTGGGTTTGACTGTAGTACGCTGGCTCGtgaataaattaaatgaagtaGCCTTCCTAAAGGTCTCACCTCTCCTTCAGGCCTTAGAAACCCAGACGTTGGCTAGCAAGGTCCCCGTGGTGACTCTGTCGGACCTGAAACCCTGGACCTGGTACTGTGTGAGTGTCCAGTCACGCTACGACTTCTTCAACAAGGAGAGCAGCTTCACCTCACCCCACTGCGTGCAGACCGAAGGTAACACTTTTTTAATCACAAACAATAATGCCTAAAAGAATCTGCCTGTTGCTGCCCTCTGAGAATATATTATGAAAGCAAGGCAAGTCCGCTGTATTTGTATAGCATTTCAGcagcaagtcaagtcaaagtGATTTATATtaaacaggaagccagtgttaAGCTCTCAGAGCTGGAGTGATGTGACCTACTTTCTTGGTTTTTGTGAGAACTCGAGCTACAGCGTTCTttatcagctgcagctgtccgATTGATTTCTGGATTTCTCGGTTTTTAACATCGCCAATTAAAGCTGAGCGCTGACATTTACAATTTTTGccgattgcttacacactaaaagtgAATGCTTAGACAAAAGCATCACAAACCTAAAGTTTTGTAACCATGCCTTAAACAAAGGGCaccaaaatgttttctgctttgCACTTTGTTTGCACATCTGCAACGCGCTTCTTGCTAAACACAGTTTCTTACATTAGACACTTTGTTGGAGAACGAAAACTCTTGCAATAATCATGAAAACACTTCTCGTcaaaatgcaaaacactttGCAAACATGGAGGCAGTGAGagcgagaggaagagagaggagtaGGAGGCCACACCCTAACAGAAGGCGGGATCCATAAACCATCCACCCCATCCTTTACAAAACACAGTTTGTGTTTACAGTAACATTGTATTGATTACTGTAAATCTacgtttctttgttttttcttgtaaaAACCTGCAATGTGAAAAAATaaactgtatatatttgttttctgatgccTTTCTATTTTTGCGTAGATGTTCTGTACTGGAACAATCTCACAGAAGCCTGTATGAGAAGATAGGTATACAAAGTACTAAAGAGAGCAGTGATTTGTATAAAATACATCAGTGCGTTGTTGCTGCTTTTAAAGAGTAATTCAAGGGATGCGTGTATCGTTTTGTAGGATTATTGCGTTTTGATTGACATAGAAGTAACATTTCGGTTTGTTTTCCATTTGCACAGCCAGGGATGTGTAGGaacaccagatttttttttcagcgcaCACAGAAAGTAGAGAGCGTGACCGTGAGCAGATATTCACAGAACTTGACAAAACGTGCATTGGATTAACGGCGCTAAGATTTAAGAAGACATTGTCCACGCTTGGTGTGCTGTATCCATCACTGTCGATAAATACCCGTGCCTACTGCAGAGTCATATGTCCTGGGAGTAAATGCTGATTGTAACCTTTGGCACTGCAGACAGAAGCCAGATGTTAGTGGGTGTAAGTGGCTTTTTGGCCAGTGGGAAAGGAGTATAACAGAAGCTACACATTCAAGTTTGTATGTACCCGTGCGAGTGTATGTAGGTGATAACAGAAGCAACATGCAACTCTACTCAAATTTGATGTGATCTATGTTCGTGTCCCACTTTAACAGGTGCCATTCCGTGGTGGCAGATCTTTGGCTACTTCCTGCTCTCTCTGGTGATCTGCTTCTTGTTCGTGCTAGTCATACTCTGCTGCTCCTTTTGGTTCTTCAAGACTGTTAAGGCGACGTTTTACCCCTCCAACCAGCTGCCTACACACTTCCAGGTATGAAGTCACAGTATGTGCACACAGCAGGCACATTTAGTTTAACATTTCTGATATGTAAAGATGTCAATAGTTGTTGTTTTGAGAACATGGGTTTTATTGTCATATATTTGGCCAGTTGAATTAAAgcgtaactactgttttttttttccaaccctattttcctatgtttttgtgtctaatagGAACAAAAATCTTTCACACTGGTTCAGTATTAAGCGTGaatgctgtaaccggcagccacagcaattttttatgttttaatttaacctttatttgtTCAGGGAGGctgcctctcttttgcaggaacgccctgatcacattcacacagttctaaattcatacctggaagctgcccagtacaaccacagtctgatctgcagCCACTAGGGCTGTGACGGTATAGTATTTTTCTTATCGCGGTGACGAAGCAACATATCATCGCGGTATGGCTGTTAACCGCAACCCCCTTACAAGAGTAGCGTAAAttagagcgagaatggcagggGGCCTTAAGTGATTGACGTCAGTGCCCATGTGGAGAGCAAGCGGTAACGGAGAGCAGCGTATGAGTGCTGCTGTGAGgaaaagcgagaggaaaaagagatagcaaagatgatgtaaagtaaacaatataacaacaagcttgagcttctcaagacacagTGGCTTTATCGGTTGTCAATACCGCCGGTAAAGTGAATGGCCGTTACCCCCCGATAAACATcggcttaaaggagaattccggccaatttttatgttaatcttgatcgctatagctacgcgagtactttcgatagaaaaaaccccgacccgaatcagtgcaggtaacacgaagaagctgcagctacgtactaaaagcgtcccctgagctaaaacggcagtgctcggggcaaattttagagtgcctttgtgcctcttaacagacacaaaatgcaattaatatgtctgtgccacatgaacagggcccttacgtgtcaacaagatgcgttttcaactcagacattgtttaaattcacctaccctggtccctgtctcgatcctgccggtagctagcttgccctgctagctgatagccgttaggtgctagctgccgtccggtgagtgtattcagacaggcttctgtgataatcatcccaataacaatccaccgagcggtggtggtgtggctatgtcctccagaggacaggtcatgtcatgTCTTGAAGTGTATCCCCCcctaaaaaaacagtagtgcggtagtagctgttagccgttagctgccgtctggtgagtgtattcagccaggcatttgtgataatcatcccaataaaaatCCACGGAGCGcccggtggtgtggctatgtctcccagttactgaaggctagctttagcttgtgcttggagcagcaagttcatctgcctgtttcccctctgtctgtcagtctcgttctttccaactcttgtgagttgtgctagttcttcgtctgtatactcgggttcgaataaataaggacgaccatcaaactcaaaaggctcttccgtGTGTTGTAGctatatctgctatattcttcatactccaagcttcttcccttataAACAACTCCGcttttcactcttcacacactacgcaccaatctgcacactactgtttacctttttctgctacaactgaattcccaggaGACAGCGCGATGCTAGAGCTaagcttcagtaacgctattactgtgcaagccacagacatcgtttatcccgtttccatgtagttacatagtcattgatatggtcataaccactacagtgctcaattacctattttgagggggaaataatcTAAACCTTTCGCTGCGAAGGCATGACTTGTCCTATGCAGGACATCCACCAGCCCACCGGGCACTCCGTGCGTAGCgtagtgtttccatttcagctcaatgtgagagtctttactgtgttttgctgtcatttatggccactctgctttctctcatctccgttgatctattccacagacagttcagaaagctctattgtcaataaagtaaaaagaaaaaaaaaggtttgccgACAATGCCAAGGAAAGACGCTCTGCAGCACAGCGGTCTTAGCAGCTAAGCAGACAGAGTGCTCTGTCTAAGataaccaatataagctgctctgtttaggctacaaaacgtgcatgcaggctgagatTCAACCGTTCAGTTTTGTCAGGAttaagctataagcagaagaaaactccgctagctgctaggctaatgtgcaatggtaaacactgcaCATTTTTCTCTCCATAAACTCTTGAATGTAGGATGGAAGACAGTCGATGAGGGTAACTAAACAATGATTATTGCTTTCATTATATGTCATATCACACAATATCTGTTCTCCTGTAAGTTACGCGagctaaaggtaaaaaaaataaatatgcggTGATGGCGGTGATGACGTCATGACCGCGGTAGTGGCACGTCACCGCCGGTATTGCGGTGATGCGGTTATTGTCACAGCCCTAgctgccactgagcagctccactggagcagttggaggttaagggccttgctcaagggcacctcagtggtggtaatgagggagggaaaaGCGCTgatctttcactttccccacccagatttgatcccgtcggtctggggattgaaccaacgacctcccggtcacaaccTCCCGTCTCTAACCTTTATACTGCCCAATGCAATGtgaccctatggggcaaatgtgcaaCGTCAGTTTAGTCCACTAGAAGGGCTTTATTTTGCCgctgattattattctaagtgtctgataacattgtggaaaggatccctacagagatagacctttaaaacctctttaagacctttctgtttaaccagaaacagctctgaagtcgctagcactaaacccaccagactccatccaaaatagggtccaggttgaaaaaaacggtagttaccctttaaatgcAGCACAGGAAGACTGTGTTGCTTGGTGTTAGTGAAAGAAATTATAGCTAGCCAATTGCTATAGCAGCTGAGTATCCACCACGTTGATTATAAGCCAACGAAGAATTTGCATGTCAGAATTTAATCTCACTAAATTTTATATACTGACATCATTTcactctctgtcctctccccCCCCCAGTATCTTTATGACTCATCTGGGTCTGACATTCCTCGCCTCCTCACCCCGGATTCCGACTCGGAGCTGTTGTGTGACAAGGTGACCGTCTGTCCTGAGCCACTGGTCCCAGAAATCCACATCCCTCCCCCTGAGGCCCTGCCGGTGCCCCCGTCAGACAGCAGGTGGGTTCATCTCTGATGCTACATCAGCTCACGTGTCACGTGTTCGCCACAGTCTCGTAGCCAAAATATTCTTCTCATAAGAACATTCAAGGTAAAACGTTACGCGGGGCCAGGAAATACAAGCAGCCAGTGATTCtctcgaaaaagtaaaaaaataatttacaaaTATTGCTCCGCGAGCAATGTCACTACATGTGCCCTTCTCGCTGAGACTTGTCTCCGCTCCGCTTGTGTCTGTCTCTGGCGGCGATGGGATTGACCACGGAGATGCAAGAGACGGCAATCAGCCGACCTCGGTCTTATCCTGTCCTCTGAGCTTCTCGGGGGGTCCAGAGGCAGCGTGTGATGTTGCTGCATCAAGTTAGCCATCACTGTCATGTCCGTGGTCAAACTATCGCCGCTAAAATTGGAGTGCCCCTGTATTCTGACCTTTACCGTAAATGCATTGAAACGACCCAGGACACACATGGGACTCCGTCCGCTTTTCAAAACACagaatatatacaaaatacatacaCTATATGAACAAAAGATAATTTGGATTTTATTCATAGGAAGTTTAAAACATGTTACCTGTGTCCTTTATAAATTAGGAAATCCCTCTACATTGTGAGAGAAATGACTTTACTCTTTGATGGGTTGCTCTAAACAAATCCTGACAGTGACTGAATTTCATTTAAGGACAATTTACACtagatacaaacaaaaaaatcaagcaTTTCTACTGTTTATagattatatttatatatatttatttatttatagatatTTATAGAAACACAAAGTGATGTAAGCATTGGTTTGTTTCAAGCTAACACCAGCAAACTTTagacaacagacacacaagacTTTTAAACTGCTCTAAACTCCATCTTGTTGACCACGCTTGGGTGTGACTTTTTGCCATGTCATCACCATTCATATCTGAACAAGCAATGTGTTTATGATTCAACAGTTTACAAGAGCACACAGTTCTTCATAGATCTAGCCATTTAATGTTGCTCTCAAAGTGCGTTAAATCGACGATGATTAACTTTGAAATGGACACTTTTTTCTTCTGGGGAGCGAGGCCCCGAGCCCCCTAGAGGCTCCGAGGTCCACCCAACACAGTCTCCCACAATCCTGTGGGAGACCCCCAACATTTTCAAGgggttttatatttatatggCTTTCAAAGACTCAGCCGCTCTTTCACCTCACAGTGTTCACATATAGTTGTGTGTGTTGCCTTGTATATTTTTTGCCAGCAAGTGATAGAATGAATGTACCTTCCCCTTTATGTCTCCAGTGGCAGACACAGTCGCCAGGGCAGCGGCGGCAGCGGAGACTCAGGAGTGTACTCCACAGGGTGCAGCTCGGGCCTGCGGCAGCCTGACAGCATTCAGTCGTCCTCGGGGGACGAAGACTCTGGCCAGGGTTTCCTCGACTTGGAGCAGGTGAAGATGAAGGACATGGCTCCAGGGCTCAAGACTCGACTTCTGATCGCCAACGAGGGCGTTGT
This window encodes:
- the il10rb gene encoding interleukin-10 receptor subunit beta isoform X1; amino-acid sequence: MSAAFYVCLVLWCLQTNAGPTPAVVFVSGKGNLQDTVAAELAPPENLTLITLNTNYTLSWDWDQSFAEGHAVNFTTQYVAKFKLKSKKKSPVWQTACEKTSRRSCDLTKFNLYYLGIYVLRVQASVNERVSDWIMKEFCPDKDAAVGPPSRVDLSPAGSGLDIIISDPLTSANSSMKDHIPELNYHILYWERSVDTEALETQTLASKVPVVTLSDLKPWTWYCVSVQSRYDFFNKESSFTSPHCVQTEGAIPWWQIFGYFLLSLVICFLFVLVILCCSFWFFKTVKATFYPSNQLPTHFQYLYDSSGSDIPRLLTPDSDSELLCDKVTVCPEPLVPEIHIPPPEALPVPPSDSSGRHSRQGSGGSGDSGVYSTGCSSGLRQPDSIQSSSGDEDSGQGFLDLEQVKMKDMAPGLKTRLLIANEGVVDMCV
- the il10rb gene encoding interleukin-10 receptor subunit beta isoform X2, with the translated sequence MSAAFYVCLVLWCLQTNAVAAELAPPENLTLITLNTNYTLSWDWDQSFAEGHAVNFTTQYVAKFKLKSKKKSPVWQTACEKTSRRSCDLTKFNLYYLGIYVLRVQASVNERVSDWIMKEFCPDKDAAVGPPSRVDLSPAGSGLDIIISDPLTSANSSMKDHIPELNYHILYWERSVDTEALETQTLASKVPVVTLSDLKPWTWYCVSVQSRYDFFNKESSFTSPHCVQTEGAIPWWQIFGYFLLSLVICFLFVLVILCCSFWFFKTVKATFYPSNQLPTHFQYLYDSSGSDIPRLLTPDSDSELLCDKVTVCPEPLVPEIHIPPPEALPVPPSDSSGRHSRQGSGGSGDSGVYSTGCSSGLRQPDSIQSSSGDEDSGQGFLDLEQVKMKDMAPGLKTRLLIANEGVVDMCV